One Microbacterium sp. No. 7 genomic window carries:
- a CDS encoding heavy metal translocating P-type ATPase, translating to MNRLQKWVYGNWSVPVVSGVLIIISFAIQWLAGGVANLTVSPQWWLDAGAHATHASAAFTLGDVFMIAAAVVAGYGIVVKAVRALIAKVVGIDLLVSVAAIGAVIIGNFWEAAAVTFLFAIGHALEAATLNKTRSALAELVAVAPDSAIVVRDGEQQEIPAGQVRMGEIVLVKNGAKVPVDGQVVSGTGAIDEASITGESIPVEKTKGGQVFAGTVSRGGFLQVLATGIGADTTLARIIHRVEEAQDAKAKTQAFIDRFSTWYTPAVMVLALVAGLISGDVVLALTLLVIGCPGALVISIPVAIVAGIGRAARNGILIKGGEFLETSAKITAVAVDKTGTLTEGKPQLTDVIILDSTLDRTEVLRWAAAAEAGSEHPLARPILETAREEGVAPQGIPGAVTPVPGKGIVANVNGRQVLIGNPPLLEQYGIASGIAEAAQAAQDLAAAGKTPMIVAVDGRVIGVVAVADQIRQDAPEMVARLHRAGVEKVVMLTGDTRLVAEAVGKATGIDEIHASLLPEDKLDAVTELQRQGHTIAMVGDGVNDAPALATANIGVAMGAAGSAVAVETADIALMGDNLLKLPEAIGLAKRTVNVMKQNIAIALITVVLLLAGVFAGGVTMSIGMLVHEASVLVVIANAMRLLRNTRDSTTMPKSERTIGTAAEQVAA from the coding sequence GTGAACAGGCTCCAAAAATGGGTCTATGGGAACTGGTCAGTCCCCGTCGTGTCCGGCGTGCTCATCATCATCTCCTTCGCCATCCAGTGGCTGGCCGGGGGTGTCGCCAACCTCACCGTCAGCCCCCAGTGGTGGCTCGACGCCGGGGCCCACGCCACCCACGCCAGCGCGGCTTTCACCCTCGGGGATGTCTTCATGATCGCCGCGGCCGTGGTTGCCGGCTACGGGATCGTGGTGAAGGCGGTGCGCGCGCTGATCGCCAAGGTCGTCGGCATCGACCTGCTCGTGTCGGTTGCGGCTATCGGTGCGGTCATCATCGGCAACTTCTGGGAGGCCGCGGCGGTCACGTTCCTGTTCGCGATCGGCCACGCGCTGGAAGCTGCGACCCTGAACAAGACCCGCTCGGCACTGGCCGAACTCGTCGCCGTCGCCCCGGATTCCGCGATCGTTGTGCGCGATGGCGAGCAACAGGAGATCCCTGCCGGGCAAGTGAGAATGGGCGAGATCGTCCTGGTCAAGAACGGTGCGAAGGTCCCCGTGGACGGCCAGGTCGTCTCCGGCACCGGTGCCATCGACGAGGCCTCCATCACCGGCGAGTCCATCCCGGTGGAGAAAACTAAAGGCGGGCAGGTCTTCGCCGGCACCGTCTCCCGCGGCGGCTTCCTACAGGTCCTGGCCACTGGCATCGGCGCAGATACCACCTTGGCCCGCATCATCCACCGTGTGGAAGAGGCTCAGGACGCCAAGGCCAAGACCCAGGCCTTCATCGACCGGTTCTCCACGTGGTACACCCCCGCCGTCATGGTCCTGGCCCTGGTGGCCGGACTTATCAGCGGAGACGTGGTGCTGGCCCTGACCCTGTTGGTCATCGGCTGCCCGGGCGCCCTGGTGATCTCCATCCCGGTCGCCATCGTGGCGGGCATCGGCCGCGCCGCGCGCAACGGCATCCTCATCAAGGGCGGCGAGTTCCTGGAGACCTCCGCGAAGATCACGGCGGTCGCCGTGGACAAGACCGGCACCCTCACCGAGGGCAAACCGCAGCTGACCGACGTCATCATCCTGGATTCCACGCTCGACCGTACGGAGGTGTTGCGCTGGGCCGCGGCAGCTGAGGCCGGCTCCGAACACCCACTGGCCCGCCCCATCCTGGAGACCGCCCGCGAGGAGGGCGTTGCCCCGCAGGGCATCCCCGGCGCCGTCACCCCGGTCCCCGGCAAGGGCATCGTGGCGAACGTCAATGGCCGCCAGGTGCTGATCGGCAACCCGCCGCTACTGGAGCAGTACGGCATTGCCTCGGGCATCGCCGAGGCTGCGCAGGCCGCCCAGGACCTGGCCGCCGCCGGGAAAACACCTATGATCGTCGCTGTTGACGGGAGGGTGATCGGCGTCGTCGCCGTCGCGGACCAGATCCGCCAGGACGCACCGGAGATGGTCGCGCGACTGCACCGGGCCGGCGTCGAGAAGGTCGTCATGCTCACCGGTGACACCCGACTGGTGGCCGAGGCCGTCGGCAAAGCCACCGGGATCGACGAGATCCACGCCTCCCTGCTCCCTGAGGACAAGCTGGACGCTGTCACCGAGCTACAGCGCCAGGGCCACACGATCGCGATGGTCGGTGACGGCGTCAATGACGCTCCGGCTCTCGCCACCGCGAACATCGGCGTGGCGATGGGTGCGGCAGGCTCGGCCGTGGCCGTGGAGACCGCGGACATCGCCCTGATGGGCGACAACCTGCTCAAGCTGCCCGAGGCCATCGGCCTGGCCAAGCGAACCGTGAACGTGATGAAGCAGAACATCGCGATCGCCCTGATCACCGTGGTGCTGCTACTGGCCGGAGTCTTCGCCGGCGGAGTGACCATGTCGATCGGCATGCTCGTCCACGAAGCCTCCGTGCTCGTGGTGATCGCCAACGCGATGCGGCTGCTGCGAAACACCCGAGACTCCACGACGATGCCAAAGAGTGAACGCACCATCGGGACAGCTGCGGAGCAGGTGGCCGCCTGA
- a CDS encoding NADP-dependent oxidoreductase — protein sequence MSKVYVFTGYGGPETQQLIEGPVPTPGPGELAIEVRAAGVNPADWKIREGQLGRHWSLPAPMGREAAGVVTEVGDGVEDFAVGDEVLGLVAPGQGGMAEHTLLRASTTVAKPEEISFADAATIPVAAATAYDATHQIELKPGQTLLLLGAGGGVGLMATQIGRVHEFTVIGVASATKRELVESTGATFIESGPGVADRVRQVSADGPDLIVDLVGGDALRAVADLVPDRTRIISAADPDTAAELGGLALARTDEAMAKITEVIQYGLVDPHVDAQFALDQADQAIAAVETGHAAGKIIVVP from the coding sequence ATGTCCAAGGTTTATGTCTTCACCGGCTACGGCGGACCCGAGACCCAGCAACTGATCGAGGGGCCTGTTCCAACGCCCGGGCCCGGGGAACTGGCCATCGAAGTCCGAGCCGCCGGTGTAAATCCGGCGGACTGGAAGATCCGGGAAGGCCAGCTGGGCCGTCACTGGAGCCTGCCGGCGCCGATGGGCCGTGAAGCCGCCGGCGTAGTCACTGAGGTCGGCGACGGGGTCGAGGACTTCGCCGTGGGCGACGAGGTGCTCGGCCTGGTGGCGCCCGGGCAGGGTGGAATGGCCGAGCACACACTGCTGCGCGCCTCCACGACTGTGGCCAAGCCCGAGGAGATCTCCTTCGCCGACGCGGCCACCATCCCGGTGGCCGCAGCCACGGCCTACGACGCCACCCACCAGATTGAACTCAAACCTGGCCAGACCCTGCTACTGCTCGGCGCCGGCGGCGGAGTGGGACTGATGGCGACCCAGATTGGTCGCGTGCACGAGTTCACGGTCATCGGCGTGGCCAGCGCAACCAAGCGGGAACTCGTCGAGTCAACTGGTGCCACCTTCATCGAATCCGGTCCAGGGGTGGCCGATCGGGTGCGGCAGGTGAGTGCCGACGGCCCCGACCTGATTGTTGATCTCGTCGGTGGCGATGCGCTGCGTGCTGTTGCGGACCTGGTGCCCGACCGAACCCGGATCATCTCCGCAGCGGACCCAGACACCGCCGCCGAGCTGGGCGGCCTGGCCCTGGCACGCACGGATGAGGCCATGGCCAAGATCACCGAGGTCATCCAATACGGACTGGTCGATCCCCACGTGGACGCTCAGTTCGCCCTTGATCAAGCAGATCAGGCGATTGCCGCAGTGGAGACCGGACACGCCGCTGGAAAGATCATCGTGGTGCCCTAA
- a CDS encoding Crp/Fnr family transcriptional regulator yields MPVDDLCVSRVPIFQGLTREEQLRVAEFVRPVHVAKGETVYSPGQSVSRLLVMHSGQLKVSHAAANGQEQILRTVTDGDVVGERAFLTGHLPNDLVVALEDSRMCVFDHTDLSALLRDYPDVGLRMLRTLSDRLASVERLLAAITSSDVSARIAAYLLDLPGSIRDGVPTVWLPLAKYEIASYLGTTPETLSRRLAALSASGVIELHGRRDVTILDIDGLERVATPR; encoded by the coding sequence ATGCCTGTGGATGATTTGTGCGTCAGCCGCGTGCCGATCTTCCAAGGACTCACCCGCGAGGAGCAGTTGCGGGTCGCGGAGTTCGTCCGCCCGGTGCATGTTGCCAAGGGAGAGACGGTCTATTCGCCAGGACAGTCGGTGTCGCGTCTGTTGGTGATGCACAGCGGACAGCTCAAGGTCAGCCATGCGGCGGCCAATGGCCAGGAACAAATCCTGCGCACGGTGACCGACGGTGATGTCGTGGGCGAACGGGCCTTCCTGACCGGCCACCTGCCCAATGACCTCGTCGTCGCGCTGGAAGACAGCCGGATGTGCGTCTTCGACCACACCGACCTCTCGGCCCTGCTGCGCGACTACCCTGATGTCGGTCTGCGGATGCTGCGGACTCTGTCCGACAGGCTCGCCTCCGTCGAGCGATTGCTGGCCGCCATCACCTCCAGCGATGTCAGTGCCCGCATCGCGGCCTACTTGCTGGATCTGCCCGGCAGCATCCGAGATGGCGTGCCCACAGTGTGGCTGCCGTTGGCGAAGTACGAAATCGCCTCCTATCTGGGCACCACGCCAGAAACTCTGAGCCGACGCCTTGCCGCGCTCTCCGCCTCCGGTGTCATCGAACTCCACGGGCGTCGTGATGTCACGATTCTCGACATTGATGGGCTCGAACGCGTAGCCACACCTCGATAG
- a CDS encoding cupin domain-containing protein: MSEKNFTLGDNVEHFTIEDVARDNPDFRKVLWTGEHTQIVVMTIPPGGEIGDEVHEHTDQILTFVSGTGEADLNGHTHPIDAGDQCAVPAGAQHNFRNTGDEPLVLYTIYSPPEHATGAVFATREEADAAEAAGEDEPPRS, encoded by the coding sequence ATGAGCGAAAAGAACTTCACCCTTGGCGACAACGTCGAGCATTTCACCATCGAGGACGTGGCCAGGGACAATCCTGACTTCCGGAAGGTGCTGTGGACCGGAGAACACACCCAGATCGTGGTGATGACCATTCCGCCCGGTGGCGAGATCGGAGACGAGGTCCACGAACACACCGATCAGATCCTGACCTTCGTCTCCGGAACCGGCGAAGCCGACCTCAATGGCCACACCCACCCCATCGATGCCGGTGACCAGTGCGCGGTACCCGCCGGTGCCCAGCACAACTTCCGCAACACCGGCGACGAGCCGCTGGTGCTGTACACCATCTACAGCCCACCCGAGCACGCTACCGGCGCCGTATTCGCCACCCGGGAAGAGGCTGACGCCGCCGAAGCCGCCGGTGAGGACGAACCGCCCCGGTCCTGA
- a CDS encoding ZIP family metal transporter — protein sequence MRHPRHPARRSRLRLHQPPPRADRSRPAHPDHPLDRRSTPRARKDREVLRHHQHRTPGHATRPPRTRQPDTNACPRPRRARSCDRRIHRHLQRPDPQRVRDLAAERMGRRRVAAPYARQPSRTRRAARLVVALAVVVLIDGAIIGIALSAGGAAALLIAIALSIELLFVAASTAGSARAGGGSLGTAIGVGAFVAVMMPIGAVLGAVVFAGVSAPVLIAGLGFGAAALLFTAVAELLVEAYEIKESTGTIAMAAGGFLLFLILMMLM from the coding sequence GTGCGGCATCCCCGACATCCTGCACGTCGATCACGGCTCCGACTTCATCAGCCACCACCTCGAGCGGACCGCTCTCGCCCTGCACACCCGGATCATCCACTCGACCGTCGGTCGACCCCAAGGGCGAGGAAAGATCGAGAGGTTCTTCGGCACCATCAACACCGAACTCCTGGCCACGCTACCCGGCCACCTCGGACCCGGCAGCCGGACACCAACGCCTGTCCTCGACCTCGCAGGGCTCGATCGTGCGATCGGCGAATTCATCGGCACCTACAACGACCGGACCCACAGCGAGTTAGGGACCTCGCCGCGGAACGCATGGGTCGCCGACGGGTGGCTGCCCCGTATGCCCGACAGCCTTCAAGAACTCGACGGGCTGCTCGCCTCGTCGTCGCCCTCGCGGTCGTTGTCTTGATCGACGGCGCCATCATCGGCATCGCCTTGTCCGCCGGCGGGGCGGCAGCCCTCTTGATCGCGATCGCGCTGTCGATCGAGCTTCTGTTCGTCGCCGCCTCCACAGCGGGATCCGCGCGCGCGGGCGGCGGCTCCCTCGGCACCGCGATCGGTGTCGGCGCCTTCGTTGCGGTCATGATGCCTATCGGCGCGGTGCTCGGCGCTGTCGTCTTCGCCGGTGTCTCAGCCCCCGTGCTGATCGCAGGCCTCGGCTTTGGTGCCGCCGCCCTGCTTTTCACCGCCGTCGCAGAGCTGTTGGTCGAAGCCTACGAAATCAAAGAGAGCACCGGCACCATCGCGATGGCAGCCGGCGGCTTCCTGCTATTTCTCATCCTCATGATGCTGATGTGA
- a CDS encoding AAA family ATPase produces MRIESAVVTNYRCIVDSGEFGVEADKTILVGINEAGKTALLKAIQLVSPTPDTPKIDWLFDAPAPMVDDIRRGNLDRERMAVAKVVLTPDANDVEGLGLANDSDIRLEMTAWLSGKRTYRVTGLQPSVSLGDVDKSIVRLTSAMSKQSSEDAKAAAQGLTAWRASRGQSDPISGETADELRDHLDSLLPLFADGSAAEGYWDALDSVVKEAKGQDEVGKHLLSKLPPFVYFSSYFSVRPRIHLNRLAEREESGEIDLDYDFGNLQLLKFLGFTARELSNMDSEAPTKGVNYDTDVQEQERYKAALAAHERRLTERKRALQTAGARLTAEIRRVWNDDSLTLRLDVDGQYLQTLVEDELGIPVELDQRSEGFRWLVSFFVVFHAQAKDDLRNAVLLLDEPGLSLHALKQQEFRKTVSALAEGNQIIYTTHSPFMVGADELDLVRVVEMVDRKVGTKVHTRLAVDDPKSIYPLQAALGYDLAQSMFTHQRNLVVEGITDLLIIEALNAAFSSDGGPALDGDIAIVPAGSASKVVYYSTILTSQSLKVAALLDSDSAGDLAAEQEALWQLLSTKRILRTGDHISVVQHAEIEDLLRQTLAQIARDELGWDSVETVQSQPTRPLMEVLVAEHPGASKWKLSRAFAKWLSANGTAALDDSEREAWRSLSTAVNKALA; encoded by the coding sequence ATGAGGATCGAATCAGCAGTTGTGACCAACTATCGCTGCATCGTCGATAGTGGAGAGTTCGGCGTTGAAGCTGACAAGACGATCCTGGTTGGGATCAACGAAGCAGGAAAGACAGCGCTGCTGAAGGCGATCCAGCTCGTTAGTCCGACGCCCGACACGCCCAAGATTGACTGGCTTTTTGACGCGCCCGCGCCGATGGTTGATGACATCCGTCGCGGGAATCTGGATCGCGAGCGGATGGCCGTTGCGAAGGTCGTCCTGACGCCCGACGCAAATGATGTTGAGGGACTTGGTCTCGCGAACGACTCTGACATCCGGCTTGAGATGACGGCTTGGCTCAGTGGCAAGCGCACCTACCGCGTTACGGGACTGCAACCTTCGGTCTCGCTCGGAGACGTCGATAAGAGCATCGTTCGCCTCACGAGTGCGATGTCGAAGCAGTCGAGCGAAGACGCGAAGGCCGCCGCTCAGGGGCTGACTGCCTGGAGGGCAAGCCGCGGCCAAAGTGATCCGATCAGTGGCGAAACCGCGGATGAACTTCGCGACCACCTGGATTCGCTATTGCCGCTGTTCGCCGACGGTTCTGCCGCCGAAGGCTATTGGGATGCGCTGGATTCCGTCGTCAAAGAGGCGAAGGGACAAGACGAGGTTGGCAAGCACCTCCTGTCGAAATTGCCACCGTTCGTCTACTTCTCCTCTTACTTCTCGGTGCGCCCACGAATCCACCTGAACCGCCTCGCGGAACGGGAGGAATCAGGCGAGATTGACCTGGACTACGATTTCGGCAACCTGCAGTTGCTGAAGTTTCTCGGATTCACGGCCCGCGAGCTGTCGAATATGGACTCGGAGGCTCCTACAAAGGGCGTCAACTATGACACCGATGTCCAGGAGCAGGAACGATACAAGGCTGCTCTTGCCGCGCACGAACGCAGGCTCACAGAACGCAAGCGCGCGCTGCAGACGGCTGGTGCGCGCTTGACGGCTGAGATTCGTCGCGTATGGAACGATGACTCCCTCACGCTTCGGCTCGATGTCGACGGACAATACCTTCAGACGCTCGTCGAGGATGAACTCGGGATTCCAGTCGAACTCGACCAACGAAGCGAGGGCTTCCGCTGGCTCGTCTCATTTTTCGTCGTTTTCCATGCGCAGGCAAAGGATGATCTCCGAAACGCAGTCTTGCTACTCGATGAGCCCGGTCTCAGCCTCCACGCGCTCAAACAGCAAGAGTTCCGCAAGACTGTGTCCGCCCTGGCGGAGGGGAATCAGATCATCTACACGACGCATTCCCCCTTCATGGTGGGAGCGGACGAGCTGGATCTCGTTCGGGTGGTCGAGATGGTGGACCGCAAGGTCGGGACGAAAGTCCATACTCGCCTGGCCGTCGACGATCCAAAGTCGATCTACCCGCTCCAGGCGGCGCTCGGGTACGACCTCGCGCAGAGCATGTTCACTCACCAGCGGAACCTGGTGGTTGAGGGCATCACCGACCTCCTCATCATCGAGGCACTGAACGCCGCCTTCTCCTCGGACGGCGGACCAGCGCTGGATGGCGACATCGCAATTGTTCCCGCCGGAAGTGCAAGCAAGGTCGTCTACTACAGCACGATTCTCACCAGCCAGAGCCTCAAAGTGGCGGCTCTTCTGGACTCGGATTCTGCCGGCGATCTGGCCGCCGAACAGGAGGCGCTGTGGCAACTTCTGAGCACGAAGAGGATCCTCCGAACTGGTGATCACATCAGCGTCGTGCAACATGCCGAAATCGAGGATCTCCTGCGTCAGACACTTGCTCAGATTGCTCGAGACGAGCTCGGGTGGGACAGCGTCGAGACCGTGCAGAGCCAGCCCACTCGACCTCTCATGGAGGTTCTCGTCGCCGAGCATCCTGGAGCGTCCAAGTGGAAGCTGTCTCGCGCCTTCGCAAAGTGGTTGAGCGCGAACGGGACGGCAGCGCTCGATGATTCGGAGCGTGAGGCGTGGCGTTCGCTGTCAACGGCGGTCAACAAGGCGCTCGCCTAA
- a CDS encoding DUF499 domain-containing protein has product MAMNNRDRVGKAFDLLSEGLLDSVDEVMTAAYGTQDWPAAWAQEDAQRRGGPARTLTKHDVQVQLRAITEQGYRFKDVLSRAQQGFGSELRETRNLWAHNEPFGSDDAARALDTIERLLHAVGAVDSAEDVRKLRIDLQRTVFEDQTRKQVKRTIVSLDPGSGLRPWREVIRPHDDVARGEFTASEFAADLHLVRTGQATSPEYGDPVEFFTRTYLTSGLRDLLSRALRRVSGDGNASPVVNLQTNFGGGKTHSMLALYHLFSDTPAKDFPQELQELIAENGNPDLVALGAKRVALVGTYLKAGSPLIKDDGTEVRTLWGELAWQLGGREAHDLIAADDRAGTNPGEALHTLIAKYSPALILIDEWVAYARQLVTDKELPAGSFETQFTFAQSLTEVVRSVPGAMLVVSIPASDTGEAGSGSDIEIGGANGQLALERLQNVIRRVADQWRPSSKDESFEIVRRRLFQAPNAEGLTTISAVARSFVTLYRSNTALFPRDAAAPSDDYEQRIRASYPLHPELLDRLYEDWSTLERFQRTRGVLKLVSSIVHELWASNDTSPLILPGNVPLEATTVNTDLTQYLEDQWKPIIDSDIDGPGSMAQQIDLDRPNLGQRFVTQRIARTIFMGAAPRIKASRKGLDKQYVWLGTAAPGDTLGNFGSAIEQLAQRSTYFYEEQGHYWFDTQPSVTKTANDYAERLREDVETVWNEITERLRIEERARGVFDRVHVAPASSADIPDLEDARLVIVHPRHSRRKSDGADSSAHQWVRDAVEAKGGSQRVYRNTLVFLVADKSELESLEAAARSFLAWRRVQATSESLNLSVQQRRQTDDWVTRLDRTVSDRIRDTFVWAVYPEQFDATKPFELITDKVPDSSGRSLAERVAAKLSRDDQLVTEFGAPILGATLHQELGQLWRDKGEITVGELWGYFARYVYLPRLVRRETLDAAIERSVNSVLVDGEKFAIAATKDTDARRYRGLIVPPAHNVAIQVTDSTLLVDWNIADEQASADRAAAAREAARRASEEGAAELGPIDIVMVDDEAEESTTAVEDIAAQRSPSRYFGSVKVDPDRYSRDIGNVTREIIDRLAGAGAKLEITIDIQASKGDGFDEGEVRTISENARVLKFDPSSGFEN; this is encoded by the coding sequence ATGGCGATGAACAACCGTGACCGCGTGGGCAAGGCTTTCGACCTGTTGTCGGAAGGACTACTCGACTCCGTTGATGAAGTGATGACCGCGGCCTATGGCACACAGGACTGGCCAGCCGCCTGGGCTCAAGAGGATGCCCAACGTCGGGGTGGGCCGGCGCGAACGCTGACGAAGCACGACGTTCAGGTACAGCTTCGCGCGATTACGGAGCAGGGCTATCGGTTTAAGGACGTGCTGTCCCGCGCGCAGCAGGGGTTCGGTTCCGAGCTCCGTGAGACGCGCAATCTGTGGGCTCACAACGAACCGTTCGGTTCAGATGATGCCGCGCGGGCACTCGACACGATCGAGCGCCTGCTTCACGCGGTCGGCGCGGTTGACTCCGCCGAGGACGTCCGCAAGCTCCGCATCGATCTTCAGCGCACGGTCTTCGAGGACCAAACTCGTAAACAGGTCAAGCGCACTATCGTCTCCCTCGACCCAGGCTCGGGGTTGCGGCCCTGGCGTGAGGTCATTCGCCCTCACGACGACGTCGCGCGAGGCGAGTTCACCGCATCCGAGTTCGCCGCCGACCTGCACTTGGTCCGAACCGGTCAGGCGACGAGCCCCGAGTACGGCGACCCCGTCGAGTTCTTCACCCGCACCTACCTCACTTCGGGTCTGCGAGATTTGCTGTCCCGCGCGCTACGGCGCGTTAGCGGTGACGGCAACGCGAGCCCCGTCGTCAACCTGCAGACAAACTTCGGTGGCGGCAAGACACACTCGATGCTTGCGCTATACCACCTCTTCAGTGACACCCCCGCGAAGGACTTCCCGCAGGAGCTCCAAGAACTCATCGCAGAGAACGGCAACCCCGATCTCGTAGCGCTGGGGGCCAAGCGGGTGGCGCTTGTCGGAACGTACCTGAAAGCAGGCTCGCCGCTCATCAAGGATGACGGGACCGAAGTGCGCACGCTCTGGGGTGAGCTCGCCTGGCAGCTAGGCGGACGCGAGGCGCACGACCTGATTGCGGCAGATGACCGTGCCGGCACGAACCCGGGCGAAGCGCTGCACACGCTGATCGCAAAGTACTCGCCCGCGCTGATCCTGATCGACGAGTGGGTCGCATACGCCCGGCAGCTTGTGACGGACAAGGAGCTTCCGGCCGGATCGTTCGAAACGCAGTTCACGTTCGCTCAGTCGCTGACCGAGGTGGTCCGGTCAGTGCCGGGAGCGATGCTGGTCGTTTCGATTCCGGCATCCGATACCGGCGAGGCGGGGAGCGGAAGCGACATCGAGATCGGTGGCGCCAACGGTCAGCTTGCGTTGGAGCGTCTGCAGAACGTGATCCGCCGTGTCGCCGATCAGTGGCGTCCGTCGAGCAAAGACGAATCCTTTGAGATCGTTCGACGCCGTCTCTTCCAGGCACCCAACGCTGAAGGCCTCACCACGATCTCCGCTGTTGCCCGAAGCTTCGTCACGCTCTATCGGAGCAATACGGCGCTTTTCCCGCGGGATGCCGCGGCTCCGAGTGATGACTACGAGCAGCGCATCCGTGCGTCCTATCCGTTGCATCCCGAGTTGCTCGACCGTCTGTACGAGGACTGGTCAACGCTCGAGCGCTTCCAGCGCACACGAGGCGTGCTCAAGCTTGTGTCGTCGATCGTGCACGAACTCTGGGCATCCAACGACACCTCACCGCTGATCCTCCCCGGCAACGTGCCACTCGAGGCCACGACCGTCAACACGGATCTGACCCAGTACCTCGAGGATCAATGGAAGCCAATCATCGACTCCGACATCGACGGGCCTGGATCGATGGCGCAGCAGATCGACCTGGATCGTCCGAACCTTGGTCAGCGATTCGTCACACAGCGCATCGCTCGCACGATCTTCATGGGCGCGGCACCTCGAATCAAGGCGTCGCGAAAAGGCCTCGACAAGCAGTACGTCTGGTTGGGCACGGCCGCACCCGGTGACACGCTGGGTAACTTCGGCAGCGCGATCGAACAGCTCGCGCAACGTTCGACGTACTTCTACGAGGAGCAGGGTCACTACTGGTTCGACACCCAGCCGTCGGTGACGAAAACCGCGAACGACTATGCCGAGCGGCTCCGTGAAGACGTCGAGACTGTCTGGAACGAAATCACGGAGCGCCTCCGCATCGAGGAACGCGCGCGCGGTGTATTCGACCGAGTGCACGTCGCCCCGGCATCCAGCGCTGACATCCCCGACCTCGAAGACGCGCGACTGGTCATCGTCCACCCGCGCCACTCGCGGCGCAAGTCGGACGGTGCCGACTCATCGGCCCACCAGTGGGTGCGTGACGCGGTCGAAGCCAAGGGTGGCAGCCAGCGCGTGTACCGCAACACGCTCGTTTTCCTCGTCGCCGACAAGAGCGAACTGGAGAGCCTCGAGGCCGCTGCTCGTAGCTTCCTCGCGTGGAGACGTGTGCAGGCGACCAGCGAGAGCCTCAACCTATCGGTGCAACAGCGCAGGCAGACAGACGACTGGGTCACGCGTCTCGACCGGACCGTCTCAGATCGGATCCGCGACACCTTCGTGTGGGCGGTCTACCCCGAGCAATTTGACGCCACCAAGCCGTTCGAGTTGATCACGGACAAAGTGCCCGACTCGAGCGGCCGCTCCCTCGCGGAGCGCGTCGCCGCGAAGCTCTCCCGTGACGATCAGCTCGTGACCGAGTTCGGCGCACCAATTCTCGGCGCGACACTGCATCAGGAACTCGGTCAGCTGTGGCGCGACAAGGGAGAGATCACCGTCGGCGAACTTTGGGGCTACTTCGCACGGTACGTGTACCTGCCACGTCTCGTGCGGCGAGAGACTCTGGACGCCGCCATCGAACGCTCAGTGAACTCCGTGCTCGTCGACGGCGAGAAGTTCGCAATCGCGGCAACGAAGGACACTGACGCAAGACGCTATCGCGGACTGATCGTGCCCCCGGCTCACAACGTGGCGATCCAGGTCACCGATAGCACGCTCCTCGTGGACTGGAACATTGCAGACGAGCAGGCATCTGCAGACCGCGCAGCCGCCGCTCGGGAAGCCGCCCGGCGCGCATCTGAGGAGGGTGCCGCAGAGCTGGGCCCGATCGACATTGTCATGGTCGATGATGAAGCGGAGGAGTCGACAACGGCGGTCGAAGACATCGCCGCACAGCGAAGCCCGAGCCGCTACTTCGGGTCGGTGAAGGTCGACCCCGATCGCTATTCACGGGATATCGGAAACGTGACCCGCGAGATCATCGATCGCCTTGCGGGCGCCGGCGCGAAGCTCGAGATCACCATCGACATCCAGGCGAGCAAGGGCGATGGCTTCGACGAGGGCGAGGTGCGCACGATCTCCGAGAACGCGCGCGTCCTCAAGTTCGACCCGAGCTCCGGCTTTGAAAACTAG
- a CDS encoding heavy-metal-associated domain-containing protein: protein MATSTSTPTTTHTVLRAEGFSCPSCVAKIEKQVGRLKGVENVKVHFASARIEVDHDAERISVDDLVAAIAKAGYRAAPSAF, encoded by the coding sequence ATGGCCACCTCCACCTCCACCCCCACCACCACTCACACCGTCCTGAGAGCGGAGGGATTCTCCTGCCCGTCGTGCGTGGCGAAGATCGAGAAGCAGGTCGGGCGACTCAAGGGTGTCGAGAACGTGAAGGTCCACTTCGCCTCCGCCCGCATCGAGGTCGACCATGACGCCGAGCGCATCTCCGTGGATGACCTCGTCGCCGCTATCGCCAAAGCCGGCTACAGGGCCGCACCGTCTGCCTTCTGA